One Owenweeksia hongkongensis DSM 17368 genomic region harbors:
- a CDS encoding ribonuclease HII: protein MPRLLNCHTKGLIEAGCDEAGRGCLAGPVTAAAVILPPNFRHKLLNDSKKMTEAHREELRSIIEEKALAWAVASVTHEEIDKINILNASFLAMHRAVEQLKIVPQALLIDGNRFNAYPNIAHHCIIKGDGKFKSIAAASVLAKTHRDEYMAKLAEEFPQYGWKKNKGYPTMDHRAAIEKYGTTPYHRQSFRLLARQVKLEF from the coding sequence ATGCCACGACTACTAAACTGCCATACTAAAGGATTAATAGAAGCTGGCTGTGATGAAGCCGGACGAGGATGCTTGGCTGGGCCCGTAACTGCCGCTGCGGTTATTTTGCCACCCAATTTCCGTCACAAGCTGCTGAATGATTCCAAAAAAATGACAGAAGCCCACCGCGAAGAACTTCGATCTATTATTGAGGAAAAAGCTTTGGCCTGGGCTGTGGCTTCAGTAACTCACGAAGAAATTGACAAAATCAATATTCTAAATGCTTCCTTCCTGGCGATGCACCGCGCGGTAGAACAATTAAAGATCGTTCCGCAGGCTTTACTGATTGATGGCAACCGTTTTAACGCCTATCCGAATATTGCCCATCATTGTATTATTAAAGGTGATGGTAAGTTTAAAAGCATTGCTGCAGCCTCTGTTTTAGCCAAAACCCACCGTGATGAATACATGGCTAAGTTGGCTGAAGAATTTCCACAATACGGCTGGAAAAAAAATAAAGGCTACCCTACGATGGACCACCGAGCTGCCATCGAAAAATATGGAACCACGCCTTATCATCGTCAGAGCTTTAGGTTGTTGGCAAGGCAGGTGAAGTTGGAATTTTAG
- a CDS encoding right-handed parallel beta-helix repeat-containing protein: MQNITSGSALWRKSSLSLFCSVFFAAGSHSANAASYYVNDNNTAGDIYTTAVGSNLNSGTMASPYLSIQSAIDAASSGDTIYVDAGTYNENVSVDKSLTLLGAGSGATIIDGDNNGSGLGTIFLPTGGNNIQIGAMSQGFHIIGIDGPAGLEKAAIYLQGTQSNITIIDNEIEARGDAGLMGEHNASNNNIVIDNNLISGQTFNGANPAGVGSGAQFTLLNVPRQAVVFGGGGGTTNTMNFTFTNNVISTVTGGQSTTDNSGNPISPTDQGNMLVTLDLVGTNTISGNTFNGTTVSWYAALRTRGTGYTIDNNIFNGNYLVGMATGSNAVDASLNYWGDASGPNNPVNNACGAGKYVPNNVTLAPFYTDASLTTTSNGAPSVSNITQNTSFCSIQAAVDAANATDTIVASAGTYDEVLLIDKALTLFGPNDNISAVNGTRVSEAILLQRVNISATTDVTISGFEFFEVPATSTWTIYIYGNSNNFTFENNRFIDNDKDAIRSGISSATGNVTVKGNLIDGLTNTLSSGIFLGGIYGTSLIADNKIDLAYNGTPTGYSGIQTPSADGLTISGNEISNTTNQGLQLAGTCGNVTIENNSISNTNTGNGSDKGAIRLYGTAFTGPITIQNNNLTNSYNGVAVKNGEDLTGQNITITNNNLTGNSNKAIYNGASTGGVNAPCNWYGTTDDAAIQALLVGLVNYTPFLNNGTDNDMAQGFQPVPGACAVNLTGLYVNDNNIAGDIYTTAVGNDANNGSSSAPYLTIQAAVNAASSGDTIYVDAGDYTLAALTMTKSLTIVGSNSGNHAASGSGNIPAGRVTESVVTMTGSLLINTDNITIDGLHIRSAGVRVIRNTGVAADNFILQNCLIENTASSGLEMLHFIGTATRENWIIRNNRFSGVQGGTGAIYFNGSASGLKNILVDGNDFMGSNAAAIFGGASDLTISGNYFAATNLPTINMNDLDNPTIENNTINVNGFGLQLTTINGGVIRSNTFTGISAYDFSGTLYMRGIDVFGTSFSGPNSAGLVIENNIFHDFTAAVINTNDQYRGIHFRQGVEDISVQNNTFTNSHTALGIVSATPAVEGITLTENDLSGAVFGVLNGSSNAVASTCDWWGSTSSATIASKNTGTVTFEPYLTNGTDNSGAIGFQPAPGACTVNLTALYVNDNNTTGDIFTTAVGNDANSGTSLAPYLTIQAAINAADAGDTIYVDAGAYTEQVEITKDVEIIGAGIGVTTILGSANMPLFFTTSGDNYPIVYVHDADSVNIKDLTVDGDGKGNSNYRYQGVGYSNAGGTLDNIEITSVIETPFNGNQHGIGLFADASSGTARTLTLKNSMIRDCQKNAISLSGADLTGYVNDNMITGAGAIGTPLPAQNGIQFYGTAGGEIKNNVVKGFWYTPNNWTATGMLLYANAGSIEVDGNNLDSNDAHIYDFNGDATITNNDIKDGNYGVIVQSSGTNATATVSGNSVMNVVTGIGVYEAGGSTASATINENSITSISDKAIESDAAATLDATCNWYGTTDDASIQALLDGFLTYSPFLNNGTDNDVAQGFQPVPGSCVAPSSQADSLLIVSDASWMMSTEVNTVDAYSYPWRGVTTLPDVSTYTLPAVVGQPYHYHSIDSVDGARVLRGDNGIRFFRTTFNLNVDTGVAAQIISRMDDGMEIYINGHMIAREANRTTANFLGLPHNLVLLQNGDQDNGHNGDMEFDIVNNYRLDSVVVAGENELIIALRNAPQTSDKGGFSFRMELKTGEAYMPELTGYLVSDIEWMESTVTTPGGTSFNWSGVSGLPAANTFTKNVMLGQPYGYYSIEEVPGSFAIKSGTDVTYYTRRFTIMDSADVNVRLRSTFDESVMIYVNGVLIAADYSTNYSDRTLAAHDVDFQAGGTITNGNAGGDLFDQVESVDFDNILRKGDNYVTVALRNKGITDKGGFSLRLDLDKAGSPVIRKTTSERNGNEDKKANDLQVNFNIYPNPTTGRVIIDLIESPTGDNTVTVLDLNGKVIMNRSLVNPQTGIMDIDLSELANGMYIIRVKSGDTNYQSKRVMKF; encoded by the coding sequence ATGCAAAACATTACCTCTGGCTCTGCGCTTTGGCGCAAGAGCAGCCTGTCCTTATTCTGCTCTGTATTTTTTGCAGCAGGATCTCACTCGGCCAACGCAGCCTCCTATTATGTAAATGATAATAACACCGCAGGAGACATCTACACAACTGCAGTAGGTAGCAATTTAAACAGCGGAACTATGGCCTCGCCATATTTAAGCATTCAAAGTGCGATTGACGCAGCCTCATCTGGAGACACTATTTATGTAGATGCAGGAACTTATAATGAGAATGTTTCTGTAGACAAATCACTCACTTTACTGGGCGCAGGCAGTGGAGCTACCATAATTGATGGCGACAATAACGGTTCTGGTTTAGGTACTATTTTCCTTCCAACCGGTGGAAACAATATTCAAATTGGTGCAATGAGCCAAGGATTTCATATAATTGGAATTGACGGTCCTGCAGGGCTAGAAAAAGCCGCAATATATCTGCAAGGCACCCAATCCAACATCACCATTATTGATAATGAGATTGAAGCAAGAGGTGACGCAGGCTTGATGGGCGAACACAACGCATCAAATAACAATATTGTTATTGATAACAACCTAATATCTGGTCAAACCTTTAATGGTGCAAACCCTGCAGGTGTAGGGTCTGGAGCTCAATTCACCTTGCTAAATGTACCTCGCCAAGCGGTGGTATTTGGTGGTGGCGGTGGAACTACCAATACCATGAACTTCACGTTCACCAACAATGTGATTTCTACGGTAACTGGTGGCCAAAGTACTACTGACAATTCAGGAAACCCAATTTCACCAACCGATCAAGGAAATATGCTTGTAACGCTTGACCTAGTAGGGACCAACACCATTAGTGGAAACACTTTTAATGGAACAACCGTTTCATGGTATGCAGCCTTAAGAACTCGAGGTACTGGTTATACTATCGACAACAATATCTTTAACGGAAATTACCTTGTAGGGATGGCCACCGGCTCAAATGCCGTAGACGCTTCACTAAACTATTGGGGAGATGCCTCAGGTCCTAACAATCCTGTAAACAATGCTTGTGGAGCGGGGAAATATGTTCCAAATAATGTAACTCTTGCCCCATTCTACACAGACGCAAGTCTTACTACGACCTCTAATGGAGCTCCTTCTGTAAGCAACATTACACAAAACACATCTTTCTGCAGTATTCAAGCCGCTGTAGATGCTGCTAACGCTACAGATACAATTGTAGCTTCAGCCGGCACTTACGATGAAGTTTTACTGATAGACAAGGCACTAACACTGTTTGGCCCCAATGATAACATCAGCGCGGTAAATGGAACACGAGTTTCAGAAGCAATTCTTCTACAACGAGTTAATATTAGCGCAACCACTGATGTTACCATAAGTGGTTTTGAGTTTTTCGAAGTACCAGCCACGAGTACCTGGACGATATATATTTATGGTAATTCGAACAACTTCACATTCGAGAACAACCGTTTTATTGATAATGATAAAGACGCCATCCGTTCAGGAATAAGCTCAGCCACCGGAAATGTTACGGTAAAAGGTAATTTGATTGATGGACTCACAAATACGCTTTCATCAGGTATTTTCTTAGGAGGTATATATGGCACTTCTCTAATTGCTGACAACAAGATAGACCTCGCTTACAATGGAACCCCTACGGGATACAGTGGAATACAAACCCCTTCTGCTGATGGCTTAACCATCTCTGGAAACGAAATTTCAAATACCACGAATCAAGGTTTACAACTTGCAGGAACTTGCGGAAACGTTACTATCGAAAACAATTCCATTTCTAATACAAACACAGGCAATGGATCCGACAAAGGGGCTATAAGATTGTACGGCACAGCCTTTACTGGTCCGATTACCATTCAAAACAACAACCTCACCAATTCTTACAATGGTGTAGCTGTAAAAAATGGTGAAGACCTTACAGGACAAAACATTACCATCACGAATAACAACTTGACCGGCAATAGCAATAAAGCCATTTATAACGGTGCATCAACTGGCGGAGTAAACGCCCCTTGTAACTGGTACGGAACTACCGATGATGCAGCCATTCAGGCTCTTTTAGTTGGACTTGTAAACTACACTCCATTTTTGAACAATGGAACTGATAATGATATGGCTCAAGGATTCCAGCCTGTTCCAGGGGCTTGTGCAGTTAACCTAACTGGACTTTATGTAAATGACAATAACATCGCTGGTGACATTTACACCACAGCTGTGGGAAATGACGCAAACAACGGCTCAAGTTCAGCTCCGTATTTAACCATTCAGGCAGCAGTAAACGCAGCCTCATCTGGCGATACTATTTATGTAGATGCTGGGGATTATACACTAGCAGCTTTGACAATGACTAAAAGTTTGACCATTGTAGGTAGTAATTCGGGTAACCATGCGGCCTCAGGTTCTGGAAATATTCCTGCGGGAAGGGTTACTGAATCAGTAGTTACTATGACAGGAAGCCTACTTATTAATACAGATAATATCACAATTGATGGTTTGCATATTCGCTCGGCTGGCGTACGGGTAATCAGAAATACTGGTGTAGCTGCTGATAATTTCATTTTACAAAATTGTTTAATTGAGAACACGGCTAGTTCCGGACTTGAAATGTTACATTTTATAGGTACGGCTACTCGGGAAAATTGGATAATTAGAAACAATAGGTTCTCAGGAGTGCAAGGTGGCACTGGTGCTATTTATTTCAATGGAAGTGCCTCGGGACTTAAAAATATTTTAGTTGATGGCAATGATTTTATGGGTAGTAACGCAGCAGCCATTTTTGGAGGTGCCTCAGATTTAACAATTAGTGGGAACTATTTTGCGGCTACCAATTTACCGACCATTAATATGAATGACCTTGATAACCCGACTATTGAAAACAACACTATAAATGTTAATGGATTTGGTTTACAGCTTACCACTATAAATGGTGGAGTAATCAGAAGTAATACCTTTACGGGCATAAGTGCTTATGACTTTAGCGGTACTCTCTATATGCGTGGTATTGATGTTTTTGGTACTAGCTTCAGTGGTCCGAATTCTGCGGGTCTGGTAATTGAAAATAATATATTTCACGATTTTACGGCTGCGGTTATTAATACAAATGATCAATATCGTGGTATTCATTTCAGACAAGGTGTGGAGGACATAAGCGTTCAGAATAATACATTCACAAATAGTCATACGGCTTTAGGTATAGTTTCAGCAACCCCTGCAGTAGAGGGCATTACTTTAACAGAGAATGACTTGTCGGGAGCCGTGTTTGGGGTATTAAATGGATCTTCAAACGCAGTTGCTTCCACTTGTGACTGGTGGGGTTCGACAAGCTCAGCAACAATTGCTTCAAAAAACACAGGTACTGTAACTTTTGAACCATACTTAACGAATGGAACTGATAACTCAGGGGCAATAGGCTTCCAGCCAGCACCTGGTGCTTGTACAGTTAATTTAACTGCTCTTTATGTAAATGACAACAACACAACTGGTGACATTTTCACTACTGCAGTAGGAAATGATGCTAATAGCGGAACAAGCTTAGCACCATATTTAACAATCCAAGCTGCTATAAATGCCGCGGATGCAGGTGACACTATATATGTAGATGCAGGTGCTTACACCGAACAGGTAGAGATAACAAAAGATGTGGAAATAATTGGTGCCGGAATAGGTGTTACTACCATTTTGGGTTCAGCCAATATGCCTTTGTTCTTTACTACATCAGGTGACAATTATCCAATTGTATATGTACATGATGCAGACAGTGTAAACATCAAAGACCTCACTGTGGATGGTGACGGTAAAGGAAATAGCAATTACCGTTATCAAGGAGTAGGCTACAGCAACGCTGGTGGTACGTTAGATAATATTGAAATCACTAGTGTTATCGAAACTCCATTTAATGGAAACCAACATGGGATAGGCCTATTTGCCGATGCTTCTAGCGGTACAGCTCGCACACTTACTCTTAAAAACTCTATGATAAGAGATTGCCAAAAAAATGCTATATCTCTTTCTGGAGCTGACCTTACTGGCTATGTAAATGACAATATGATAACCGGAGCCGGTGCTATTGGAACTCCATTGCCTGCGCAAAACGGAATTCAATTTTATGGCACCGCTGGTGGCGAAATCAAAAACAACGTAGTGAAGGGATTTTGGTATACTCCAAATAACTGGACGGCTACAGGAATGTTACTTTATGCAAACGCAGGAAGTATTGAAGTTGATGGTAACAATCTTGACAGCAATGATGCACACATTTATGATTTCAATGGAGATGCTACTATTACCAATAATGATATAAAAGATGGTAATTATGGGGTAATTGTTCAGTCAAGTGGCACAAATGCTACTGCCACTGTTTCTGGAAACTCCGTGATGAATGTAGTTACGGGCATTGGTGTATATGAAGCTGGAGGTTCTACCGCCTCTGCTACCATCAATGAAAATAGTATTACCAGCATTTCAGACAAAGCCATTGAGAGTGATGCTGCCGCCACATTAGATGCTACCTGCAACTGGTATGGAACAACCGATGATGCTTCAATTCAGGCTCTTTTAGATGGCTTTTTAACTTACAGCCCATTCTTAAACAATGGAACTGACAATGATGTAGCTCAAGGGTTTCAGCCGGTTCCAGGGTCATGTGTTGCACCTTCTTCTCAAGCGGATAGCCTACTTATCGTATCAGACGCAAGCTGGATGATGAGCACAGAGGTTAACACTGTAGATGCATATAGTTACCCTTGGCGAGGGGTTACCACTCTTCCTGACGTATCTACTTACACCCTTCCTGCAGTTGTAGGTCAGCCGTACCACTATCACTCTATTGACAGTGTTGATGGTGCTCGGGTATTGCGTGGAGACAATGGAATTAGATTTTTCAGAACTACTTTTAATCTGAATGTTGACACAGGTGTAGCTGCACAAATCATCTCACGTATGGATGATGGAATGGAAATTTACATAAACGGACACATGATAGCACGTGAAGCTAACCGAACCACAGCAAACTTTTTAGGTCTTCCTCATAACTTAGTTCTTCTTCAAAATGGTGATCAGGACAATGGTCACAATGGTGATATGGAATTTGATATCGTGAATAATTACCGCTTGGATTCAGTAGTAGTAGCTGGAGAAAATGAGCTTATAATTGCTCTTAGAAATGCACCACAAACTTCTGACAAAGGTGGTTTCAGTTTCCGCATGGAGCTAAAAACCGGTGAAGCTTATATGCCAGAACTTACCGGATACTTGGTTTCTGATATAGAGTGGATGGAAAGCACAGTAACCACTCCAGGGGGAACTAGCTTTAACTGGTCTGGCGTTAGTGGTCTTCCAGCTGCAAATACATTCACTAAAAATGTAATGCTTGGTCAACCATATGGATATTATAGTATCGAAGAAGTACCTGGCTCATTTGCGATAAAGTCTGGTACTGATGTAACCTACTATACCAGAAGATTTACCATTATGGATTCTGCCGATGTAAATGTGCGACTACGTTCTACATTTGATGAAAGTGTGATGATTTATGTAAATGGGGTATTGATCGCGGCAGACTATTCTACAAACTACAGTGACCGCACTCTTGCAGCCCATGATGTAGACTTTCAAGCAGGAGGTACCATAACCAACGGAAATGCCGGAGGAGACTTGTTTGACCAAGTAGAAAGTGTTGACTTTGACAACATACTTCGTAAAGGAGATAATTACGTTACTGTAGCTCTTCGCAATAAAGGTATTACTGACAAAGGTGGCTTCTCCTTACGATTAGATTTAGACAAAGCAGGAAGCCCTGTAATCCGTAAAACCACCTCTGAAAGAAATGGGAATGAAGATAAAAAAGCAAACGACCTTCAAGTGAACTTTAATATTTATCCTAACCCAACCACAGGTAGAGTAATTATTGATCTAATTGAAAGCCCCACTGGAGACAACACAGTTACCGTGCTTGATTTGAATGGTAAGGTGATCATGAATCGCTCCTTGGTAAACCCACAAACAGGCATCATGGATATTGACTTAAGCGAACTTGCTAATGGAATGTATATTATCAGAGTAAAATCTGGGGATACAAACTACCAAAGCAAGCGAGTGATGAAGTTCTAA
- a CDS encoding glycosyltransferase family 4 protein, with protein MKIAVNTRFLLPNKLEGIGWFTFEIFKRLTQNHPEVEWLFLFDRQYKEHFIFSDNITPIVVSPQARHPILWHIWYEYSLPRIFKKHKPDLFISPDGYLSLKSNVKSISVIHDLNFEHNPENIPKLAGKYYQKYFPKYAHRADRVATVSQYSKDDISTLYEVSPNKIDLVYNGCGDFFFPLKAEEIKTVRAEISEGKPYFIFVGALNPRKNITGMLAAFAKYREGGGHNKFVIVGEKMFWSDDIANAYENHPFREDIIFTGRLEGSGLNKVLAASAALLFVSNFEGFGIPIVEAFKCEVPVVTSTTTSMPEVAGDAALLCDPSDTQAITNAMHEVDKPEVRADLIAKGKLRSTLFTWERSAEMMWDCITQTMNQ; from the coding sequence GTGAAAATAGCTGTCAACACCCGTTTCCTCCTTCCCAACAAACTGGAAGGCATAGGTTGGTTTACCTTTGAAATATTCAAACGACTCACTCAAAATCATCCTGAGGTAGAGTGGCTATTTCTATTTGACCGACAATATAAGGAGCACTTTATATTTTCTGACAACATCACGCCAATTGTGGTTTCTCCGCAGGCGCGTCATCCTATTTTGTGGCACATTTGGTATGAATACAGCTTGCCACGAATATTTAAAAAGCATAAACCCGACCTTTTCATTTCGCCCGATGGATACCTTTCGCTAAAGAGTAATGTGAAGAGTATTTCGGTGATTCATGATTTGAATTTTGAGCATAACCCGGAGAATATCCCGAAGCTAGCGGGGAAATATTACCAAAAGTATTTTCCAAAATATGCGCACAGGGCTGACCGTGTGGCCACCGTTTCACAATATTCCAAAGACGACATCAGCACGCTATATGAAGTATCTCCAAATAAAATCGATTTGGTGTATAACGGCTGTGGAGACTTCTTCTTTCCGCTTAAAGCGGAGGAAATAAAAACAGTTCGTGCAGAAATAAGCGAGGGAAAACCCTACTTCATTTTTGTGGGCGCACTAAACCCGAGAAAAAATATAACCGGCATGTTGGCGGCTTTTGCTAAATACCGGGAAGGTGGTGGACACAACAAGTTTGTGATTGTTGGCGAAAAAATGTTTTGGAGCGATGACATTGCTAACGCTTATGAAAATCACCCCTTTCGGGAAGACATCATTTTTACTGGAAGACTGGAAGGCTCAGGGCTCAACAAAGTTTTAGCCGCGTCAGCTGCTTTGTTATTCGTGTCCAATTTTGAAGGATTTGGGATTCCGATTGTAGAGGCTTTTAAGTGTGAAGTTCCGGTAGTAACCTCCACCACCACCTCAATGCCCGAAGTGGCCGGAGATGCTGCCCTACTGTGTGACCCCAGCGACACACAGGCTATCACTAATGCCATGCACGAAGTGGATAAACCCGAGGTAAGAGCGGACCTCATTGCCAAAGGAAAATTGCGGTCCACACTTTTTACTTGGGAACGCTCAGCAGAAATGATGTGGGACTGCATCACCCAAACGATGAATCAATAA
- a CDS encoding DUF3352 domain-containing protein: protein MKLFQYWILTLTSTLLLFSSCKKDAATSADLYSAVPKSSVLVLESRSIGEALNSISQTSMYSQIDSLPPILAFAEELKSLKGNFDTDSVTDFLKKRPVIMAIALSGAEKYGALFIALGNKDFEKSIGKRLSSVYKVSQKTYSEAEVYHFYKEDKSKNYYVSSYRNLLLFSTSSFLLEEGIRQVNSEFNIKQNLQFQKLYNTSNKKDLANLYINLKELPEFLKTKLPLGNQQFISRMGSWAELDIQAYNKELLMSGLILFPENEPYFLQSFQKVKARETEGQQIVPAASGLWVSHTFANAEQYYRNYLAYLESAGRLRKHEQLLEKLDFDHNKHLLEWVDSEMGIFTTTGEGGRINYVAYFKHRDEDDAREALDSLATDFIEGYRGIIIKKLKAENALPRFYGPIFTDFHYPYFIVSNGFALFAEDLSSMKGIINDMVDGKTLGADEEFKNFSASLPSESHIKIIASSPGFLNYASTSLEGGDAKILEKNFDKLSNFRWAALQINVDDDAALTNFYMLQSTQRKERVARLWNVELQSDAANTPQFLKNYTNAKYDVAVQDKDYRLYLIDYSGKLLWTKNLDGPIMGNITQIDIYKNNKLQMVLNTRETLYVIDRLGRDVENFPVKLKEPATAPVGVFNYDMARNYRLVVPCGKNLKNYGVDGKEVKGWNFKASKHELITQPQHFTVSKKDVIVVLNDGGQLLQLNRRGEQRFEPVEGLPKLQIPFFLKERESLAKSEMLANGPDGKLYSIIPGGTADNLYLDEENPADYFIYFDEKYVFSHDEKLIIKSDNQPWSAELDGDISTRPKVMIFGNEFYAAAFSKSADEIRLFNKKGELVEGFPVYAQGPFDMGSLKQDGAINIVTYTEDGTLVCYRVN, encoded by the coding sequence ATGAAGCTTTTCCAATACTGGATTCTCACTCTAACTTCAACTCTACTCCTATTTAGCTCCTGCAAAAAAGATGCGGCCACCAGCGCTGATTTGTATTCTGCCGTTCCTAAATCTTCCGTTTTAGTTTTGGAAAGCCGCAGCATTGGTGAGGCTTTGAATAGCATAAGCCAAACCAGCATGTACAGCCAGATAGACAGCTTGCCGCCTATCCTTGCTTTTGCAGAAGAATTGAAATCCCTCAAAGGAAATTTTGACACGGATAGTGTAACAGACTTTTTAAAAAAGCGACCTGTAATAATGGCCATTGCACTAAGTGGTGCCGAAAAATATGGAGCACTTTTTATCGCTCTAGGTAATAAGGATTTTGAAAAGTCAATAGGTAAAAGATTGAGTTCAGTTTATAAGGTTTCGCAAAAAACCTACAGCGAAGCTGAAGTGTATCACTTTTATAAAGAAGATAAAAGCAAGAATTACTACGTTTCCTCTTACCGCAACCTACTCCTTTTTAGCACCAGCAGCTTCTTGCTCGAAGAAGGTATTCGTCAAGTAAATAGCGAGTTTAACATTAAGCAAAACCTACAATTTCAAAAGCTGTACAATACTAGCAACAAAAAGGACCTTGCGAATCTTTATATCAACCTAAAAGAGCTTCCTGAATTTTTAAAAACCAAACTCCCACTCGGAAATCAGCAGTTTATAAGTCGGATGGGTAGCTGGGCCGAGTTGGATATTCAGGCCTACAACAAAGAGCTTTTGATGAGTGGTCTTATCCTATTTCCAGAAAATGAGCCCTATTTCTTACAGTCTTTCCAAAAGGTGAAAGCTCGTGAAACAGAAGGGCAGCAAATTGTTCCTGCCGCCAGCGGGCTTTGGGTATCGCACACCTTTGCCAATGCAGAGCAGTATTATCGCAATTATTTAGCATATCTGGAAAGTGCAGGACGCTTACGCAAGCATGAGCAACTTTTAGAGAAATTAGATTTTGACCACAACAAACATCTACTCGAGTGGGTGGATTCCGAAATGGGGATTTTCACCACCACAGGTGAAGGTGGCCGTATTAATTATGTAGCCTATTTTAAACACCGCGATGAAGATGATGCCCGTGAAGCGTTGGATTCTTTAGCCACTGATTTTATAGAAGGCTACCGTGGAATTATCATCAAAAAACTGAAAGCTGAAAATGCACTACCCCGCTTTTACGGACCTATATTCACCGACTTTCATTACCCCTACTTTATTGTGAGCAATGGTTTTGCGCTTTTTGCGGAAGACCTTAGCAGCATGAAGGGAATCATAAATGATATGGTGGATGGTAAAACTTTAGGTGCTGATGAAGAGTTCAAAAACTTTAGCGCCAGCCTGCCTTCTGAGTCACACATTAAAATAATTGCTTCCAGTCCCGGGTTTTTAAATTACGCTTCTACAAGTTTAGAGGGAGGTGATGCTAAAATTCTGGAAAAGAATTTTGACAAGCTGAGCAACTTCCGCTGGGCTGCCTTACAGATCAATGTAGATGACGATGCCGCCCTAACCAACTTTTACATGCTGCAATCTACCCAGCGGAAAGAGCGAGTAGCTCGCTTGTGGAATGTAGAGTTGCAGAGTGATGCAGCCAATACTCCTCAGTTTTTGAAAAATTACACCAATGCCAAATATGATGTGGCTGTTCAGGATAAAGATTACAGGCTTTACCTTATAGATTATAGCGGCAAGTTGCTTTGGACTAAAAATCTGGATGGCCCAATTATGGGCAACATCACTCAAATAGATATTTACAAAAACAACAAACTGCAGATGGTGCTCAACACACGCGAAACTCTTTACGTGATTGACCGCCTCGGCCGTGATGTTGAGAATTTTCCTGTAAAGTTAAAAGAGCCAGCTACCGCTCCTGTGGGAGTTTTTAATTATGATATGGCGCGTAATTACCGCCTGGTGGTGCCCTGCGGCAAAAATTTAAAAAACTACGGTGTAGATGGCAAAGAAGTAAAAGGCTGGAACTTTAAAGCTTCAAAGCATGAATTAATTACCCAACCTCAACATTTTACGGTAAGTAAAAAAGATGTGATAGTGGTATTAAATGATGGTGGCCAATTGTTACAACTAAACCGAAGAGGTGAGCAGCGATTTGAGCCGGTAGAGGGTTTACCCAAATTGCAAATACCTTTCTTCCTTAAAGAGAGAGAATCATTGGCAAAATCGGAAATGCTGGCCAACGGCCCGGATGGAAAATTATATTCTATAATACCAGGTGGAACTGCTGACAATCTATATCTGGATGAAGAAAACCCCGCTGACTACTTCATCTACTTTGACGAAAAATATGTGTTTAGTCATGATGAAAAACTCATCATAAAAAGTGACAACCAGCCTTGGTCTGCTGAGCTAGATGGCGATATCTCAACACGCCCGAAAGTGATGATTTTTGGAAATGAGTTTTATGCTGCAGCCTTTAGCAAAAGTGCTGACGAAATACGTCTCTTCAATAAAAAAGGTGAACTGGTAGAAGGTTTCCCTGTATATGCTCAAGGGCCATTCGACATGGGATCCCTCAAGCAAGATGGCGCCATCAATATTGTAACTTATACCGAGGATGGCACATTGGTGTGCTATCGGGTGAATTAA